From Rhodoferax sp. AJA081-3, the proteins below share one genomic window:
- a CDS encoding sigma-70 family RNA polymerase sigma factor: MKKPRNKGFDSSPVEPGLSGSLLEQNSLSAPEDIGSLATDSIALHALELLAQDGTAGEAPADESGDALSLYLRGVRRTELFTPQEEFETATRARAGDFAARQSMIEHNLRLVVSIAKGYMGRGVPMADLVEEGNLGLMHAIDKFEPERGFRFSTYATWWIRQSVDRALMYQGRAVRLPVNVVRELQHVLRARRLLENDSELVAKRPEGIRVEDIAALLGQDPHHVADLLSMGEAPRSLDASLDRSGDDMTLGDGLVDELTLAPEDVTLAHEVDLLLEEWIGTLSNRERAVLEGRFGLHDQEPETLDVISIRLGLTRERVRQVQNEALSKLKRYLTRRGITRQSLM; encoded by the coding sequence ATGAAAAAACCCCGCAACAAGGGTTTTGACAGCAGCCCGGTAGAGCCGGGGCTTTCGGGGAGTCTCTTAGAGCAAAATAGCCTCTCAGCCCCCGAGGATATTGGTTCATTAGCTACAGATTCGATAGCGTTGCACGCGCTGGAACTGCTGGCGCAGGACGGTACCGCGGGCGAGGCGCCAGCAGACGAGTCGGGCGACGCGCTCTCGCTGTACCTGCGGGGCGTGCGCCGCACCGAGCTCTTTACCCCCCAAGAGGAATTTGAGACCGCCACCCGTGCCCGCGCGGGCGACTTTGCGGCCCGGCAGAGCATGATCGAACACAACCTGCGCCTGGTGGTCAGCATCGCCAAGGGCTATATGGGCCGCGGCGTGCCCATGGCCGACCTGGTGGAAGAGGGCAATCTGGGCCTGATGCATGCCATCGACAAGTTCGAGCCCGAGCGGGGCTTTCGCTTCTCCACCTACGCCACCTGGTGGATACGCCAGTCGGTGGACCGCGCGCTGATGTACCAGGGCCGTGCCGTGCGCCTGCCGGTGAATGTGGTACGCGAGCTGCAGCACGTGTTGCGCGCACGCCGCCTGCTGGAGAACGATTCCGAGCTGGTGGCCAAGCGGCCCGAAGGCATACGCGTGGAAGACATCGCCGCGCTGCTGGGGCAGGACCCACACCACGTGGCCGACCTGCTGTCCATGGGTGAGGCGCCACGTTCGCTGGACGCTTCACTGGACCGCAGCGGCGACGACATGACGCTGGGGGATGGCCTGGTTGATGAACTGACCCTGGCCCCCGAGGACGTAACCCTGGCCCACGAAGTAGATCTGTTGCTGGAGGAGTGGATAGGCACCCTGAGCAACCGCGAACGTGCGGTGCTGGAGGGCCGTTTTGGCCTGCACGACCAGGAGCCCGAAACCCTGGACGTCATCAGCATTCGCCTGGGTCTGACACGTGAACGTGTGCGCCAGGTGCAAAACGAAGCGCTCTCCAAACTCAAACGTTACCTCACGCGCCGGGGCATTACGCGGCAATCGTTAATGTGA